Proteins encoded within one genomic window of Trichoderma asperellum chromosome 2, complete sequence:
- a CDS encoding uncharacterized protein (EggNog:ENOG41) — protein sequence MAGGAPGASSRGRGGKFRKFTRGGGKHFSRNLQPLDSEGNAVSMWSEEGKQKDDESEEESEEESEEESEEEEDSKAPAQVTEANREDRRAQKKARKEAAIAKAKAAAVEVGDMPPSSDEESDDGDLPANPNHSSSARKQASKSSDVEEITAGVKKLPASRREREAAEAAAAKERYMKLHAEGKTDEAKADIARLKAIRAQREADAARRQAEKEEKEERDRERKAEIEAREAKLRALAAGAPASKKSSKKK from the exons aTGGCTGGCGGTGCCCCTGGAGCGAGCTCACGCGGCCGTGGTGGCAAGTTCAGAAAATTCACCAGAGGAG GCGGCAAGCACTTCTCTCGCAATCTTCAACCTCTCGACTCCGAAGGCAATGCAGTGAGCATGTGGAGCGAAGAAGGCAAGCAGAAAGACGACGAGTCCGAAGAAGAATCCGAAGAGGAGTCTGAAGAAGAAtccgaagaggaagaggacagCAAGGCCCCAGCCCAAGTCACCGAAGCCAACCGCGAGGACCGAAGAGCCCAGAAGAAGGCCCGGAAAGAGGCCGCTATAGCGAAGGCAAAGGCTGCTGCGGTCGAAGTCGGCGACATGCCCCCTTCAAGCGACGAGGAAAGCGACGACGGAGATCTACCTGCCAACCCAAACCACTCTTCATCAGCCCGTAAGCAGGCTAGCAAAAGCTCGGATGTTGAAGAGATCACCGCAGGCGTAAAGAAGCTGCCGGCAAGTCGGCGCGAGAGAGAAGCGGCTGAGGCGGCGGCCGCAAAGGAGAGATACATGAAGCTACATGCCGAGGGCAAGACGgacgaggccaaggcggATATTGCCCGTCTCAAGGCCATCCGTGCACAGCGCGAAGCTGATGCTGCTAGGAGACAG gctgagaaagaagaaaaggaagagcgAGACAGGGAAAGGAAAGCTGAGATTGAAGCCAGAGAAGCCAAATTGCGAGCactggctgctggagctcctgcttcaaagaagagcagtaaaaagaaataa
- the VPS74 gene encoding Vacuolar protein sorting-associated protein 74 (BUSCO:EOG092D2LX2) gives MSSSGLTRRRGAGGAGGAAAAEGESSNGVSRTNSTRDVRDNGPETSYESGENGHKIAFDPRDISESAERSKQPKLTMMEEVLLLGLKDKQGYLSFWNDNISYALRGCIVLELAFRGRIAMEKDPARRRFPLADRNIEVIDDTLTGEVLLDEALKMMKQSEKMSVSSWIDLMSGETWNLMKIGYQLKQVRERLAKGLVDKGILRTEKRNFLLFDMATHPVADGGAKEEIRRRVRNVLTQRTVVLNGSQFLPENLEFRYLRTVTMVCAAYAANVLENALSTLGHEARERAFAQTDELLADYSQFPFGKKATGNGIGANLPQVIAEEVNKAKDKDLQLEIVAACLSVFTRLDSLL, from the exons ATGTCTTCATCGGGGTTGACGCGGCGTCGCGGCGCGGGCGGCGCgggcggtgctgctgccgctgaggGCGAGAGCAGCAACGGTGTCTCGAGAACCAATTCGACCCGAGATGTTCGAGACAACGGCCCGGAGACGAGCTACGAGAGCGGCGAGAATGGCCACAAGATTGCCTTCGACCCTCGAGACATTAGCGAGTCCGCCGAGCGGAGCAAGCAGCCCAAACTGACCATGATGGAggaggtgctgctgcttggcctcAAGGACAAACAA GGGTACCTCTCCTTCTGGAACGACAACATCTCTTACGCGCTCCGAGGATGCATTGTGCTCGAGCTGGCCTTCCGCGGGCGCATCGCCATGGAGAAGGACCCGGCGCGGCGACGATTTCCCCTGGCCGATCGAAATATTGAAGTGATTGATGATACCCTCACTGGCGAGGTGCTGCTTGACGAGGCtctcaagatgatgaagcagaGCGAAAAGATGAGCGTTAGCTCCTGGATTGACTTGATGAGCG GTGAAACTTGGAACTTGATGAAGATAGGATACCAGCTCAAGCAGGTTCGTGAACGATTAGCCAAGGGCCTGGTCGACAAGGGCATCCTACGGACGGAGAAGCGTAacttccttctcttcgaCATGGCCACCCACCCCGTCGCCGACGGCGGTGCCAAGGAGGAAATCCGTCGTCGCGTGCGCAACGTCCTCACCCAGCGCACCGTCGTCCTCAACGGCAGCCAATTCCTCCCCGAGAACCTCGAATTCCGCTACCTGCGCACCGTCACCATGGTGTGCGCCGCCTACGCCGCCAACGTCCTGGAGAATGCGCTGTCTACGCTCGGCCACGAGGCTAGAGAGCGGGCGTTTGCTCAGACAGACGAGCTGCTGGCGGATTACAGCCAGTTCCCCTTTGGAAAGAAGGCTACGGGCAATGGCATCGGAGCCAACTTGCCTCAGGTTATTGCCGAG GAGGTAAACAAGGCAAAGGATAAGGATCTGCAGCTCGAAATCGTCGCAGCCTGCCTGAGCGTCTTCACCCGACTCGACTCCCTTCTATAA
- a CDS encoding uncharacterized protein (TransMembrane:1 (o42-70i)) encodes MRATGEKDRRRIFIMRREFKRKGKKKRESRRREIRESEYALAFFYFNFICFFFFCFCFLFFCFFLIFFFFRNCKRRGGMGKIWEEGEEIKKSLEDGLCVSFPCTYVWLCV; translated from the coding sequence ATGCGCGCAACGGGAGAGAAAGACAGACGAAGGATTTTTATTATGAGAAGGGAATTTAaaaggaaagggaagaaaaaaagggaaagcagaagaagagagatccGGGAAAGCGAATACGccctagcttttttttattttaattttatttgtttcttcttcttttgtttttgcttcttgtttttttgcttctttttaattttcttcttcttccgaaATTGCAAGCGGAGGGGCGGTATGGGAAAAATAtgggaagagggagaggaaattAAGAAGAGCTTGGAGGATGGATTGTGCGTCTCTTTCCCCTGTACTTATGTATGGCTTTGCGTATGA
- a CDS encoding uncharacterized protein (EggNog:ENOG41) — MAESLQDRLRDHAKAFDGLLSLIPAKMYYGEDTSDQWQREKQTKQEAAAARRAKLDPDSALNRSAKEELEERAKSKRKLRQMEQEENVPEEEEYEPVAGVEAEKPLEGLRKQNPETPHKKSKTNGNVEAKSEDEDEDEAEGAADTSNLSRREQKRAAKREKKAEKKAEKKTKQETGEPQTPAKTPAKTPAKTPAKTPVNDAAEAAPTPATKKQKNKKAAKEVTTPSKPQPTPSKSEETKVDDTDKADDRMEGLDTTLDFSGLQREDDGSAPDSEPHSPTFDSNETANGQPAPAELASTTTSISSIAPSEKPKHIKIPADTEALRARLAAKIEALRAARKADGTNGKPIRTRQELIEARRAKEAQRKAHKKELRKLAKDEEQRKREEALASNSPGVMSPNVSFDDTQGGFSFGRVAFADGTQMSHDLSYFLNRGKKKGPSDPKTALLKVQNEKKRIEELDAEKRKDIEEKEVWLNARRRAEGEKVHDDEAMLKKAVRRKEANKKKSEKAWKERATGVAQAQRERQKKREENIKQRREDKLLKRSGKKKKGGAGKKKGGRPGFEGSFGVGGKKK, encoded by the exons ATGGCAGAATCATTGCAG GATCGCTTGCGCGATCATGCAAAGGCATTCGATGGCTTGCTGAGTCTGATTCCTGCCAAGATGTATTATGGGGAAGATACGAGC GACCaatggcaaagagagaagcagaCGAAGCAGGAAGCCGCAGCTGCCCGCCGAGCTAAGCTAGATCCCGACAGTGCTCTGAACCGCAGCGCcaaagaagagctggaggagcgAGCCAAGAGCAAGCGAAAGCTGAGGCAAATGGAGCAAGAGGAGAATGTGCCCGAAGAGGAAGAGTATGAACCTGTCGCTGGCGTCGAGGCTGAGAAGCCTCTTGAAGGCTTGAGGAAGCAGAACCCTGAAACTCCTCATAAGAAGTCAAAGACCAATGGCAACGTGGAAGCCAAGagtgaggatgaggatgaagatgaggcagAGGGAGCCGCAGACACGTCAAATCTAtcaagaagagagcagaaGCGAGCCGCaaagcgagaaaagaaggcTGAGAAGAAAGCCGAGAAAAAGACCAAACAAGAGACAGGCGAACCACAAACTCCAGCCAAAACTCCAGCTAAGACACCAGCCAAGACACCAGCCAAGACACCGGTAAACGACGCTGCCGAGGCTGCTCCTACGCCTGCCAcaaagaaacagaagaacaagaaagcTGCCAAAGAAGTAACCACACCTTCAAAACCTCAGCCGACTCCATCAAAATCAGAAGAAACTAAAGTCGATGACACTGATAAAGCCGACGATCGGATGGAAGGTCTTGACACAACACTAGACTTCTCTGGGctgcagagagaagatgatggcagcGCTCCCGACTCTGAACCACATTCTCCCACCTTCGATTCCAACGAGACTGCCAACGGCCAACCCGCACCGGCAGAGCTCGCCAGCACAACcacatccatctcctccattgCCCCGTCAGAAAAGCCGAAGCATATCAAGATCCCTGCAGACACCGAGGCTCTGAGGGCTCGTTTAGCTGCCAAGATTGAGGCTCTCCGCGCGGCCAGAAAGGCAGATGGAACAAATGGCAAGCCTATTCGCACAAGACAGGAACTCATCGaagcgagaagagcaaaggaGGCACAGCGCAAAGCACATAAAAAAGAACTAAGAAAATTGGCAAAGGATGAGGAGCAGAGGAAGCGTGAAGAAGCCCTGGCATCTAACTCCCCTGGCGTTATGAGCCCCAATGTTAGCTTTGACGATACCCAGGGTGGCTTTTCCTTTGGACGCGTAGCATTTGCAGATGGAACACAAATGTCCCATGATCTGAGCTACTTCCTCaacagaggcaaaaagaagggtCCTTCAGATCCCAAGACTGCTCTTCTCAAGGTCcagaacgagaagaagcggaTAGAAGAGCTCGACGCCGAGAAGCGCAAGGATatcgaggagaaggaggtcTGGCTGAACGCTCGTCGCCGCGCCGAGGGTGAGAAGGTCCacgacgacgaggccatGCTCAAGAAGGCCGTCAGGCGCAAGGAagccaacaagaagaagagcgaaaaGGCATGGAAGGAGCGCGCCACTGGCGTAGCCCAGGCCCAGcgggagaggcagaagaagcgtGAAGAGAACATTAAGCAGCGCCGGGAGGACAAGCTGCTAAAGCGCtcaggcaagaagaagaagggcggtgctggaaagaagaagggaggaCGACCTGGCTTCGAAGGAAGCTTTGGAGTTGgcgggaaaaagaaatga